A window of Chlorobium phaeobacteroides DSM 266 genomic DNA:
CGCACCCGATAACGACGTCGGGGTAGAGTCCGATTTTTTCAAACTGTTTTTGAGCTTCAAGACCGATGATGCTCTGGTGAAGCATCACATGGTTCAGCACGCTGCCGAGAGCATATCGGGTATCCTCACGCTCTACAGCCTGTTCGATTGCTTCGCTTATGGCAATACCGAGGCTTCCCGGTGTATCAGGCATCTCCTCCAGAATGCGTCGTCCGATTGCCGTTTCGCGGCTGGGGCTGGCAATGCACTCTGCGCCCCAGGTTTTCATCATGATTTTTCGAAACGGTTTCTGATCGAAACTGATGCGAACCATAAAGACCTTGCACTCAATACCGATAAGCTTGCAGCTCATCGCAAGAGCGCTGCCCCACTGCCCTGCGCCGGTTTCGGTGGTAAGATATTTTATACCGAACTGCTTGTTGTACCATGCCTGGGGAACAGCCGTGTTTGGTTTGTGACTTCCCGCAGGCGAAACACCTTCGTTTTTATAAAAGATTTTTGCCGGAGTTCCGAGGGCTTTTTCGAGACGCTTTGCACGATAGAGCGGCGAAGGGCGCCAGAGTTTCAGGATCGAGAGCACCTCCTCAGGGATGTCTATCCATCGCTCGGTGCTCATCTCCTGCTCAATCAGGTTCATCGGAAACACCTGTGCCAGATCGTCGGGAGATATCGGGGTGCCGTCCATGCCCACTGGCGGGGGTAATGGTACAGGAAGGTCAGCCTGAATGTTGTACCACTGACGGGGCATTTCATGTTCGTCAAGAATGATCTTGGTGAGATCTGTACCCATGGTTTTAATGGTTTGTGCGTTTTCGGGAAAAGCTGCCGGAAAAGCGTAACTGGTTGCAAACTTACTCAATATCGGTGACATTGGGTAATGATCTTCAAAAAAACAGAAGCATCAAAAGTGATTTGTTTTTTTTACTCAATAACTCTCCTTATGCAACTCGATTCATCCGGGCAGATGCTTCGGGTTTGATTGTGCAATGGTCTTGCCATCCGGTATGGTCAATTTCTCCCTGCTCTTGATCGAATTGTTTCGAGGGATGGCGTTTTTCGGTTTTCCATACGGAAGGGTTACCCGACAGGGAGGGAAAAGAAGATTCGGAGAGAAACAGCAAAAAGAGGAGAAATATGGTGCCGAAGGCGGGAATCGAACCCGCACGTCCATTGCTGAACACAGGATTTTAAGTCCTGGGCGTCTACCAGTTCCGCCACTTCGGCAAATTGTGCCCTGTACAGGAAACAAGGTTTGCAATTTACTCTCTTAAGGGTATTTACCCAAAAAGAATTTCCTCGGTTTTTTCAGGGCCGCGCTGTCGTCGGTTCTCTGAAATCTGATTATGAGCGGAAATGGTCATATCCGGGCAGTTTTTCGAGGTCTATGCTCATGCCGTAGATGTCGACCAATGAGATGCCGGCATCCTTTTCTGTTATTTCTCCGATGATCGAAATATCGTCGTGTTCTGCAATATCAGGAAACCGTTCTTTAGGCAGCGTAAAAAGCAGTTGGTAGTCCTCTCCGCCGGTCAATGACCAGCCGAGCGCATCATCGCGCAGCTCATCGGCAATTCTTCTTGCTCCGGAATGAACCGGTATTCTTCCTTCGTGGATTACCGCTCCGGTGCCCGAACTGTTGCAGAGATGTCTCAGGTCAGAGCTCAAGCCATCCGAAATATCAATCATGGCTGTCGGATTGATGTTCCTGGAGTGAAAGAACCGGATGATATCAATGCGTGCAGCGGGAAGAAGCTGCTCTTTTATGGCATCAGCGTACTCTTCGAGATCAACCATGAGGCTTTTGTTATACGGTTCATGGTGTTCAATATGCTCCAGCATGATGTTCTTTTCACGCATAAGCAAGCGCAGTCCTGCAGCCGCTCCGCCAAGAGTGCCGGTAACACAGATCATTTCACCCGGTTTTGCTCCGGATCGTCTGGTGAGTCGCTCCCCGGAAACCTCACCGGTCATGGTCACCGAAATAAAGAGACCTGATCGGGAGACAGATGTGTCGCCTCCTGCAATGGCGACTCCATAGATGCGTGCGGCATGGCTCATGCCCTTGTAGAGTTCTTCTATCATCTCTACCGAAAATGATGGCGGAACAGCGATGCCGATCAACGCATATTGAGGTGTTGCATTCATGGCGCAGATGTCGGAGACATTGACGCTGATTGATTTACTTCCGAGATGTTTAAGAGGAGTTGTAAGCAGGTCAAAATGTACCTTTTCCACAAGCAGGTCGGTTGTCGTTACTTCGAGCATACCGGCGGTCGGCTGATAAACGGCGCAGTCATCTCCGATTCCTGTAAGCAGGTTTGGTGAAGCATCAAGCGTTGGCCCGACAAGCGAGGATATCCGATCGATGAGTCCGAATTCACCAAGATCGGAAATAGCTTTATATGGCATATTTTTCGTTAAATTAAAGTTCAGGTC
This region includes:
- the thiL gene encoding thiamine-phosphate kinase, which translates into the protein MPYKAISDLGEFGLIDRISSLVGPTLDASPNLLTGIGDDCAVYQPTAGMLEVTTTDLLVEKVHFDLLTTPLKHLGSKSISVNVSDICAMNATPQYALIGIAVPPSFSVEMIEELYKGMSHAARIYGVAIAGGDTSVSRSGLFISVTMTGEVSGERLTRRSGAKPGEMICVTGTLGGAAAGLRLLMREKNIMLEHIEHHEPYNKSLMVDLEEYADAIKEQLLPAARIDIIRFFHSRNINPTAMIDISDGLSSDLRHLCNSSGTGAVIHEGRIPVHSGARRIADELRDDALGWSLTGGEDYQLLFTLPKERFPDIAEHDDISIIGEITEKDAGISLVDIYGMSIDLEKLPGYDHFRS
- a CDS encoding TrpB-like pyridoxal phosphate-dependent enzyme, with the protein product MGTDLTKIILDEHEMPRQWYNIQADLPVPLPPPVGMDGTPISPDDLAQVFPMNLIEQEMSTERWIDIPEEVLSILKLWRPSPLYRAKRLEKALGTPAKIFYKNEGVSPAGSHKPNTAVPQAWYNKQFGIKYLTTETGAGQWGSALAMSCKLIGIECKVFMVRISFDQKPFRKIMMKTWGAECIASPSRETAIGRRILEEMPDTPGSLGIAISEAIEQAVEREDTRYALGSVLNHVMLHQSIIGLEAQKQFEKIGLYPDVVIGCAGGGSNFAGISFPFICDKIHGKDIQIIATEPEACPTLTKGPYIYDSGDVALMTPLLAMHSLGHGFIPPAIHAGGLRYHGMAPLVSHVKQLGLIEATALPQTECYEAALLFAHTEGFIPAPETSHAIAQTIREAKKAKEEGKERVILMNWSGHGLMDLQGYDAFLSGKLSDYALPDELLQQSLAAVRNHPKPPGA